Below is a window of Geomonas oryzisoli DNA.
ACTTCGCATAAGCCGCGCTCTTCACGAGCTCAAGGCCGTCGGTCAGGGGATAGGTTTTGGTCCTGTCGACCTTGGCGCGAGCCTCTTTAAGCTTTTTTGTCATAGACATTTCTGATAACCCTCTCTTTAACTTAAGCTATTTCAACGCCCATGCTGCGCGCGGTACCTTCGATGGTCTTCATGGCAGCCTCAAGGCTCGCGGCATTGAGGTCGGGCATCTTCTTGGTAGCGATCTCGCGTACCTGCTCCTTGGTCAGCTTGCCCACCTTGGTCTTGTTGGGGGTAGCGGAACCGCTCTGGAGGCCGAGAGCTTTCTTGATGAGAACCGGAGCCGGCGGAGTCTTGGTGATGAAGGTGAAGGACCTGTCGGCGTAGACAGTGATGACGACCGGAGTGATGGTCCCTTCGTCTGCCTGGGTCTTCGCATTGAAGGCCTTGCAGAATTCCATGATGTTGACGCCGTGCTGACCGAGTGCGGGACCGATCGGGGGAGACGGGTTTGCCTTCCCTGCGGGTACCTGCAGCTTTATGTAACCGGTGATCTTTTTCGCCATTTTCCTACTCCTTTTTCATTCCTTCGAACTGCCGGAAGCTTCTATCAATAACAGAGGGTCGCCCCTACTGCTTTTCTACCTGCATGAACTCGAGCTCGACCGGGGTCGCGCGCCCGAAGATGCTTACCATGACCTTGAGTTTCCCCTTGTCCGGCTTGACGTCCTCGACCACACCCGAGAAGTTGAGGAAGGGACCGTCGATGACCCTGACCGTCTCGCCAACTTCGAAGAGGACCTTGGGACGGGGCTTTTCAGCACCCTCTTCCATCCTCTTGGTGATCTTGTTGACTTCGTCGTCCGGGATCGGGAAGGGATTATTGCCACCGACGAACCCGGTAACCTTCGCGGTCTCTTTGACCACGTGCCAGGTGTCGTCGTTCAGTTCCATGTTCACCAGGATGTATCCGGGGAAGAACTTCCTGGAAGAAGTCTTCTTCTCCCCCTTCTTAAGTTCGACGACGGTTTCGCACGGGATCAGGATCTCGCCGAAGAACTCCTCCATCTCGAGGTTCTTGATGCGCTCTGCCAGAGAGAGTCGCACCTTGTTCTCGAAGCCGGAGTAGGTATGTACGCCGTACCATTTGTGTGCCATTTGATGAGTCCTCTAGCGGATAATCGACTTGATGAGCTTAGTAAGGACCACGTCGCAGACGCCAAGGTAAAGTGAGATGATCACGATGATGACGACAACTACCTGAGCAGTAGAGAAGGTCTCTTTACGGGTCGGCCAAGTCACCTTGGCGAGCTCCGCCTGTACATCCTCAAAAAAAGTCTTGGCTTTCGCGAGCACTTGTCACTCCTCACTTCGTGAAGATAAAAAAAATGGCAGGCCAGGAGGGATTCGAACCCCCAACACCCGGTTTTGGAGACCGGTGCTCTAGCCGTTAGAGCTACTGGCCTGCGGCGGGGGTTCCCTGACAGTTCAGGGAACCCCAAATCAAATTATTTGGTTTCCTTGTGCGGCGTGTGCTTCTGGCAGAAGCGGCAGTACTTGTTGAACTCCAGCTTCTGGGGCGTATTCTTCTTGTTCTTCGTGGTGGTATAGTTACGCTGTTTGCACTCGGTGCAGCCAAGGGTGATGATGTCTCTAGGCATTTTCTTTCGTCCTTTTCAAACTATTTTCTTGTCCCGATACTTCCGGAACTCAAAGAACCCGTCAGGTCCTACTCGATGATGGAGGCGACGACGCCTGCACCGACGGTACGGCCGCCTTCGCGGATAGCGAAACGCAGACCTTCGTCCATTGCGATCGGGGTGATCAGGTTGACGGTTACCGAGACGTTGTCGCCCGGCATAACCATCTCGACACCGGCTTCGAGGTCAACCACGCCGGTAACGTCGGTGGTCCTGAAGTAGAACTGCGGACGGTAGCCGTTGAAGAACGGGGTGTGACGGCCGCCCTCTTCCTTGGACAGGATGTAGGCTTCGGCTTTGAACTTGGTGTGCGGGGTGATGGAGCCCGGCTTGGCGAGAACCTGGCCACGCTCGATCTCCTCACGCTTCACGCCGCGGAGCAGTGCGCCGATGTTGTCGCCGGCACGCCCCTCGTCGAGGAGCTTACGGAACATCTCGACGCCGGTAACGGTGGTCTTGGTGGTGGCCTTGATGCCGACAACCTCGACCTCCTCGCCGACCTTGATGATGCCGCGCTCGACACGACCGGTAGCGACGGTACCACGACCGGAGATGGAGAACACGTCCTCGACCGGCATCAGGAACGGACGGTCGATGGCGCGCTGCGGCTCCGGGATGTAGGTGTCGACGGCTTCCATCAGCTTCATGATGGCCTGCTCGCCCAGCTCGCCTGCATCGCCCTCGAGGCCTTTCAGAGCGGAACCCTTGATGATCGGGATATCGTCGCCGGGGAAGTCGTAGGAGGAGAGCAGTTCGCGCACTTCCAGCTCGACCAGCTCGAGGAGCTCCTCGTCGTCCACCATGTCGGCCTTGTTCAGGAACACGACGATGTAGGGGACGCCGACCTGACGCGCGAGCAGGATGTGCTCACGGGTCTGCGGCATCGGGCCGTCAGCTGCGGATACAACCAGGATCGCGCCGTCCATCTGCGCTGCACCGGTGATCATGTTCTTTACGTAGTCGGCGTGGCCCGGGCAGTCGACGTGAGCGTAGTGACGCTTGTCGGTCTCGTACTCGACGTGGGCGGTAGCGATGGTGATACCACGCTCACGCTCTTCCGGGGCGTTGTCGATCTGGTCGAACGCCTTGAACTCGGCCTGGCCTTTGCCGGCGAGCACCTTGGTGATAGCTGCGGTCAGGGTGGTCTTGCCGTGGTCGACGTGACCGATGGTCCCTATGTTCACATGCGGTTTAGTTCTTTCGAATTTAGCTTTAGCCATGAGGAATCCTCCCTGATGTTTCTACTACAGCTGTTATGTGAATGTTTTTTCTAGAAGGGATGGAGCCCACAACCGGATTCGAACCGGTGACCTCTTCCTTACCAAGGAAGTGCTCTACCTACTGAGCTATGTGGGCGTATTCTGTTTTTGGAGCGGGAAACGGGACTCGAACCCGCGACCCTCAGCTTGGAAGGCTGATGCTCTAGCCAACTGAGCTATTCCCGCCAATTCCCTGCTTTGAAGTTTTTTGACTCGACTTGCACTCCACTCAACCAGTACCAGCGACCCCAAGGATCTCCTGATTTGAGCAGATGCTCATCTCATCTGAAGTATGTATGGTGGAGGGAGGAGGATTCGAACCTCCGAAGTCGATGACGACAGATTTACAGTCTGTTCCCTTTGGCCGCTCGGGAATCCCTCCAGACAGAAGTGAGGCTATTAACTTTTCAATCTGGAGCTGACGATGGGACTCGAACCCGCAACCTGCTGATTACAAGTCAGCTGCTCTACCAATTGAGCTACGCCAGCTGATTCGCTACCATCCGCTACCAATTTCGCTGCGCCCTTGTGTTGCGAAGCGAATCCCTGTTCTAAAGCAAAAGGGTCTCGGTGTCAACATCTTTTTTTCAGCGTGCGAATTATTTTTCAAAGGGCGACGTATACAACTGAAGCATTCCATCGACTTGCCGCCGGGGCGGGCAAGAATTCGAGACTATAGCAGTACTTCATTCTCAATGCAAGCTCATTCTTCAATTCTGTTGTCACAGAAGCATTTTCTGCTCTTCGCCAACCAAGTCATCCCCCAGGATCAACAAGCACGGGTACAGTTCCCCCGGTTTCCGGCAGTTACAGCGCATGATTCCCGCAATTGTCATGGCTACAAATCACTTTTCCTGTGTCTGTACTCATTGTTGGAGCGCGGCTATAGTTGATTCACCTAAAGAGAGGGAGGGAGGACGCTATGGAATGTTCACTTGGAAAAGGAGAACTGTTGAACCTGGCCGGAGGAGCTTACGGTATCACCTTGCGCTGCCTGACCGGGACCATCTGGCTTACCAAGGGCGACGGCAGGGACTACCTCATACGCCAGGGAAGCAGCTTTGAACTCACCAAAGGGGAAGCGGCCCTGGCGGAAGCCCTCGAGGCGGCGGAACTGCAGATGAAAGCAGCTGGCGTGATGCAGGAAACCAGGTCCGCGCTGGCCGCTCAGCCGGCGGGACCTTTCCTGCCGCGACTTCTCTAGAGGAAATACTACGGATGGACCGGTGCGCAGGCCTGCTCGCCGACCACGGTATGCCAGCCGCGCACCGTCCACTTGGCCACCAGCCCGTTCAGGACGTACGGGTCTGCCTTGGCGAAGGCCGCCGGTACGTCCGGGGAATCAGCCTTAAAGAGAAGGACGGCGCCGTCGGCCGGATCGGTGAGCGCACCGCCGAGAATCAACTCTCCACGCTGCGCCGACTCCCAGGCCATGGCCAGGTGCTCCCCGCGATACTCGCCCCTGCGCTCCAGGTAATCCGGAGCAACCTCATACAGCAACAGATAATGCATGACTACCTCCTGTTGTTGTGCCCGAACAACTCGGCCGCAGCATCCTCCCGGCCGCATTCCTTCAATGCCGCCAGGCAGTTCTTCTTCTCCTCCGACACGTGGTACAGAAGCAGGGATTTTTGCAGCCCCTTTTCACGGTCCGTCCGTGCCACGTACACC
It encodes the following:
- the rplK gene encoding 50S ribosomal protein L11 gives rise to the protein MAKKITGYIKLQVPAGKANPSPPIGPALGQHGVNIMEFCKAFNAKTQADEGTITPVVITVYADRSFTFITKTPPAPVLIKKALGLQSGSATPNKTKVGKLTKEQVREIATKKMPDLNAASLEAAMKTIEGTARSMGVEIA
- the nusG gene encoding transcription termination/antitermination protein NusG, whose translation is MAHKWYGVHTYSGFENKVRLSLAERIKNLEMEEFFGEILIPCETVVELKKGEKKTSSRKFFPGYILVNMELNDDTWHVVKETAKVTGFVGGNNPFPIPDDEVNKITKRMEEGAEKPRPKVLFEVGETVRVIDGPFLNFSGVVEDVKPDKGKLKVMVSIFGRATPVELEFMQVEKQ
- the secE gene encoding preprotein translocase subunit SecE, giving the protein MLAKAKTFFEDVQAELAKVTWPTRKETFSTAQVVVVIIVIISLYLGVCDVVLTKLIKSIIR
- the rpmG gene encoding 50S ribosomal protein L33 — its product is MPRDIITLGCTECKQRNYTTTKNKKNTPQKLEFNKYCRFCQKHTPHKETK
- the tuf gene encoding elongation factor Tu — translated: MAKAKFERTKPHVNIGTIGHVDHGKTTLTAAITKVLAGKGQAEFKAFDQIDNAPEERERGITIATAHVEYETDKRHYAHVDCPGHADYVKNMITGAAQMDGAILVVSAADGPMPQTREHILLARQVGVPYIVVFLNKADMVDDEELLELVELEVRELLSSYDFPGDDIPIIKGSALKGLEGDAGELGEQAIMKLMEAVDTYIPEPQRAIDRPFLMPVEDVFSISGRGTVATGRVERGIIKVGEEVEVVGIKATTKTTVTGVEMFRKLLDEGRAGDNIGALLRGVKREEIERGQVLAKPGSITPHTKFKAEAYILSKEEGGRHTPFFNGYRPQFYFRTTDVTGVVDLEAGVEMVMPGDNVSVTVNLITPIAMDEGLRFAIREGGRTVGAGVVASIIE
- a CDS encoding DUF2917 domain-containing protein, yielding MECSLGKGELLNLAGGAYGITLRCLTGTIWLTKGDGRDYLIRQGSSFELTKGEAALAEALEAAELQMKAAGVMQETRSALAAQPAGPFLPRLL
- a CDS encoding YciI-like protein, encoding MHYLLLYEVAPDYLERRGEYRGEHLAMAWESAQRGELILGGALTDPADGAVLLFKADSPDVPAAFAKADPYVLNGLVAKWTVRGWHTVVGEQACAPVHP